The genomic window GAAACAAATAATCTATAATTAAGGAGGAATAAGAAATGGGAAAAGCAAAATTCGAAAGAACCAAACCACACGTAAACATAGGGACAATAGGCCACGTAGACCATGGTAAAACAACATTAACAGCAGCTATAACAATGGTATTAAACAA from Tissierella sp. includes these protein-coding regions:
- a CDS encoding GTP-binding protein, with protein sequence MGKAKFERTKPHVNIGTIGHVDHGKTTLTAAITMVLN